Proteins from a single region of Argopecten irradians isolate NY chromosome 7, Ai_NY, whole genome shotgun sequence:
- the LOC138327386 gene encoding leucine-rich repeat-containing protein 74A-like isoform X2, whose product MEELFKTDFEREDSDLSIMADVKLPPLPSSPSKTFSRKQTSLSMASVNKKDDEKDNNISAMNKPEAPSPRVESRNNLSRASFRAPHRKRKTKFTPIENSTTFDPDEPYDFDEDEEDDTPKIERYATQVEQSRALYRKSCKRMGLIPIKKVLQQFGQSVFSIDDLQLSARELKLVFISIANSFDIVELDLSGNTLGVKEINYVCQIMKTNKHLSSLKMRKCNLHGQPMKILAEFLSRSNTLRRLDLGDNELDDNDAPHVAKIIEKNESIGDMILSQNKLGDSAIIIGHAIKENEIMTSLDLSWNHIRGYGAIGVAQGLEKNMKLTTVNLAWNGFGFEGCIAMSRVLENNSNLMSIDLANNRVHPPALFELVKGLEKNKTLASLRLAHNPITAPMTSILLNRIQLAKESNLRELDIEGVVVDKDFQPILEEIQKTRMFIVRYDMALPLNKAKVFKADPKNIFNIDPVRILFFMKEHLRTIDLFLKIDKDSDNSLTREEMQFAFELEGYPISSAALDSVMSYLDTNKDGTVDLLIDRLETGLRRMERRYPGTYREFIEGERRLKRKIIKEREEGRLDALNDPTSKIKGDKKQYSQAFGAPKDVRSPLPKKAG is encoded by the exons ACTTTGAACGGGAAGACAGTGATCTCTCCATCATGGCGGACGTGAAGTTACCCCCTTTGCCTTCATCTCCATCAAAGACATTTTCACGTAAACAGACATCATTATCAATGGCATCAGTAAACAAGAAAGACGATGAAAAGGACAATAATATATCCGCTATGAATAAACCTGAAGCACCAAGTCCCCGAGTTGAATCACGCAACAACCTTTCGAGGGCGTCGTTCCGAGCTCCGCACAGAAAGAGGAAAACTAAGTTTACGCCAATTGAAAATTCCACCACGTTCGATCCGGACGAACCGTATGATTTTGACGAGGACGAAGAAG ATGACACACCTAAGATTGAACGCTATGCGACACAGGTTGAACAGTCACGTGCACTGTACAGAAAGTCGTGTAAACGGATGGGGTTGATTCCTATCAAGAAAGTCCTGCAACAGTTTGGTCAATCCGTGTTCTCTATAGACGATCTACAACTGTCCGCACGTGAACTCAAACTCGTCTTCATCAGTATTGCG AATAGTTTCGATATCGTGGAACTTGATCTCTCAGGAAACACACTAGGAGTGAAAGAGATCAACTATGTTTGTCAAATAATGAAAACCAACAAGCATCTTAGTTCCTTA aaaatgaGAAAATGTAACCTTCACGGTCAGCCGATGAAGATTCTTGCCGAGTTCCTGTCCCGGTCTAACACATTGAGGAGGCTCGATCTAGGTG ACAATGAACTGGATGATAATGATGCTCCACATGTTGCCAAAATAATTGAG AAAAACGAAAGTATTGGCGATATGATTTTATCTCAAAACAAACTTGGCGACAGCGCAATCATCATCGGGCATGCTATTA AGGAAAATGAGATTATGACGAGCCTCGATCTGAGCTGGAATCACATACGGGGATACGGTGCAATAGGGGTAGCGCAGGGATTGGAG AAAAACATGAAGTTGACGACAGTAAACCTAGCCTGGAACGGGTTTGGGTTTGAAGGCTGTATTGCCATGTCTCGGGTGCTAGAAAACAACTCCAATCTGATGAGCATTGATTTGGCCAATAATCGAGTACACCCACCTGCATTGTTCGAACTCGTCAAGGGGCTAGAGAAAAACAAGACACTCGCTTCCCTAAGA CTAGCACATAACCCCATCACTGCTCCAATGACCTCTATATTACTTAACCGTATACAATTGGCCAAAGAGAGCAACCTGAGAGAACTGGACATCGAG GGAGTCGTTGTTGACAAAGACTTCCAGCCCATACTAGAGGAAATCCAGAAGACTAGAATGTTCATTGTACGATACGATATGGCATTACCACTGAACAAGGCTAAGGTCTTTAAGGCTGATcccaaaaacattttcaatattgatCCTGTCAGAATTCTGTTCTTCATGAAGGAACATCTACGTACCATTGATCTCTTCTTAAAGATAGACAAGGATTCAGATAATTCACTCACCAGGGAGGAGATGCAATTTGCTTTCGAA CTGGAAGGCTACCCTATCAGTAGTGCTGCGTTAGACTCCGTGATGAGTTACCTGGACACCAATAAAGACGGTACCGTCGATCTCCT AATTGATAGGTTAGAGACGGGCTTGAGGAGGATGGAGCGCCGGTACCCAGgtacatacag AGAGTTTATTGAAGGTGAACGTAGATTAAAACGGAAGATCATCAAAGAAAGGGAAGAAGGACGCTTAGACGCTCTAAATGATCCTACTTCTAAAATCAAAGGGGACAAGAAACAGTATTCTCAAGCATTTGGAGCCCCAAAAGATGTGCGAAGTCCTCTCCCGAAAAAGGCTGGATGA
- the LOC138327386 gene encoding leucine-rich repeat-containing protein 74B-like isoform X3 — protein MADVKLPPLPSSPSKTFSRKQTSLSMASVNKKDDEKDNNISAMNKPEAPSPRVESRNNLSRASFRAPHRKRKTKFTPIENSTTFDPDEPYDFDEDEEDDTPKIERYATQVEQSRALYRKSCKRMGLIPIKKVLQQFGQSVFSIDDLQLSARELKLVFISIANSFDIVELDLSGNTLGVKEINYVCQIMKTNKHLSSLKMRKCNLHGQPMKILAEFLSRSNTLRRLDLGDNELDDNDAPHVAKIIEKNESIGDMILSQNKLGDSAIIIGHAIKENEIMTSLDLSWNHIRGYGAIGVAQGLEKNMKLTTVNLAWNGFGFEGCIAMSRVLENNSNLMSIDLANNRVHPPALFELVKGLEKNKTLASLRLAHNPITAPMTSILLNRIQLAKESNLRELDIEGVVVDKDFQPILEEIQKTRMFIVRYDMALPLNKAKVFKADPKNIFNIDPVRILFFMKEHLRTIDLFLKIDKDSDNSLTREEMQFAFELEGYPISSAALDSVMSYLDTNKDGTVDLLIDRLETGLRRMERRYPGTYREFIEGERRLKRKIIKEREEGRLDALNDPTSKIKGDKKQYSQAFGAPKDVRSPLPKKAG, from the exons ATGGCGGACGTGAAGTTACCCCCTTTGCCTTCATCTCCATCAAAGACATTTTCACGTAAACAGACATCATTATCAATGGCATCAGTAAACAAGAAAGACGATGAAAAGGACAATAATATATCCGCTATGAATAAACCTGAAGCACCAAGTCCCCGAGTTGAATCACGCAACAACCTTTCGAGGGCGTCGTTCCGAGCTCCGCACAGAAAGAGGAAAACTAAGTTTACGCCAATTGAAAATTCCACCACGTTCGATCCGGACGAACCGTATGATTTTGACGAGGACGAAGAAG ATGACACACCTAAGATTGAACGCTATGCGACACAGGTTGAACAGTCACGTGCACTGTACAGAAAGTCGTGTAAACGGATGGGGTTGATTCCTATCAAGAAAGTCCTGCAACAGTTTGGTCAATCCGTGTTCTCTATAGACGATCTACAACTGTCCGCACGTGAACTCAAACTCGTCTTCATCAGTATTGCG AATAGTTTCGATATCGTGGAACTTGATCTCTCAGGAAACACACTAGGAGTGAAAGAGATCAACTATGTTTGTCAAATAATGAAAACCAACAAGCATCTTAGTTCCTTA aaaatgaGAAAATGTAACCTTCACGGTCAGCCGATGAAGATTCTTGCCGAGTTCCTGTCCCGGTCTAACACATTGAGGAGGCTCGATCTAGGTG ACAATGAACTGGATGATAATGATGCTCCACATGTTGCCAAAATAATTGAG AAAAACGAAAGTATTGGCGATATGATTTTATCTCAAAACAAACTTGGCGACAGCGCAATCATCATCGGGCATGCTATTA AGGAAAATGAGATTATGACGAGCCTCGATCTGAGCTGGAATCACATACGGGGATACGGTGCAATAGGGGTAGCGCAGGGATTGGAG AAAAACATGAAGTTGACGACAGTAAACCTAGCCTGGAACGGGTTTGGGTTTGAAGGCTGTATTGCCATGTCTCGGGTGCTAGAAAACAACTCCAATCTGATGAGCATTGATTTGGCCAATAATCGAGTACACCCACCTGCATTGTTCGAACTCGTCAAGGGGCTAGAGAAAAACAAGACACTCGCTTCCCTAAGA CTAGCACATAACCCCATCACTGCTCCAATGACCTCTATATTACTTAACCGTATACAATTGGCCAAAGAGAGCAACCTGAGAGAACTGGACATCGAG GGAGTCGTTGTTGACAAAGACTTCCAGCCCATACTAGAGGAAATCCAGAAGACTAGAATGTTCATTGTACGATACGATATGGCATTACCACTGAACAAGGCTAAGGTCTTTAAGGCTGATcccaaaaacattttcaatattgatCCTGTCAGAATTCTGTTCTTCATGAAGGAACATCTACGTACCATTGATCTCTTCTTAAAGATAGACAAGGATTCAGATAATTCACTCACCAGGGAGGAGATGCAATTTGCTTTCGAA CTGGAAGGCTACCCTATCAGTAGTGCTGCGTTAGACTCCGTGATGAGTTACCTGGACACCAATAAAGACGGTACCGTCGATCTCCT AATTGATAGGTTAGAGACGGGCTTGAGGAGGATGGAGCGCCGGTACCCAGgtacatacag AGAGTTTATTGAAGGTGAACGTAGATTAAAACGGAAGATCATCAAAGAAAGGGAAGAAGGACGCTTAGACGCTCTAAATGATCCTACTTCTAAAATCAAAGGGGACAAGAAACAGTATTCTCAAGCATTTGGAGCCCCAAAAGATGTGCGAAGTCCTCTCCCGAAAAAGGCTGGATGA
- the LOC138327386 gene encoding leucine-rich repeat-containing protein 74B-like isoform X4, whose translation MIYFLSRLTDFEREDSDLSIMADVKLPPLPSSPSKTFSRKQTSLSMASVNKKDDEKDNNISAMNKPEAPSPRVESRNNLSRASFRAPHRKRKTKFTPIENSTTFDPDEPYDFDEDEEDDTPKIERYATQVEQSRALYRKSCKRMGLIPIKKVLQQFGQSVFSIDDLQLSARELKLVFISIANSFDIVELDLSGNTLGVKEINYVCQIMKTNKHLSSLKMRKCNLHGQPMKILAEFLSRSNTLRRLDLGDNELDDNDAPHVAKIIEKNESIGDMILSQNKLGDSAIIIGHAIKENEIMTSLDLSWNHIRGYGAIGVAQGLEKNMKLTTVNLAWNGFGFEGCIAMSRVLENNSNLMSIDLANNRVHPPALFELVKGLEKNKTLASLRLAHNPITAPMTSILLNRIQLAKESNLRELDIEGVVVDKDFQPILEEIQKTRMFIVRYDMALPLNKAKVFKADPKNIFNIDPVRILFFMKEHLRTIDLFLKIDKDSDNSLTREEMQFAFELEGYPISSAALDSVMSYLDTNKDGTVDLLEFIEGERRLKRKIIKEREEGRLDALNDPTSKIKGDKKQYSQAFGAPKDVRSPLPKKAG comes from the exons atgatttattttttgtcGCGCTTAACAGACTTTGAACGGGAAGACAGTGATCTCTCCATCATGGCGGACGTGAAGTTACCCCCTTTGCCTTCATCTCCATCAAAGACATTTTCACGTAAACAGACATCATTATCAATGGCATCAGTAAACAAGAAAGACGATGAAAAGGACAATAATATATCCGCTATGAATAAACCTGAAGCACCAAGTCCCCGAGTTGAATCACGCAACAACCTTTCGAGGGCGTCGTTCCGAGCTCCGCACAGAAAGAGGAAAACTAAGTTTACGCCAATTGAAAATTCCACCACGTTCGATCCGGACGAACCGTATGATTTTGACGAGGACGAAGAAG ATGACACACCTAAGATTGAACGCTATGCGACACAGGTTGAACAGTCACGTGCACTGTACAGAAAGTCGTGTAAACGGATGGGGTTGATTCCTATCAAGAAAGTCCTGCAACAGTTTGGTCAATCCGTGTTCTCTATAGACGATCTACAACTGTCCGCACGTGAACTCAAACTCGTCTTCATCAGTATTGCG AATAGTTTCGATATCGTGGAACTTGATCTCTCAGGAAACACACTAGGAGTGAAAGAGATCAACTATGTTTGTCAAATAATGAAAACCAACAAGCATCTTAGTTCCTTA aaaatgaGAAAATGTAACCTTCACGGTCAGCCGATGAAGATTCTTGCCGAGTTCCTGTCCCGGTCTAACACATTGAGGAGGCTCGATCTAGGTG ACAATGAACTGGATGATAATGATGCTCCACATGTTGCCAAAATAATTGAG AAAAACGAAAGTATTGGCGATATGATTTTATCTCAAAACAAACTTGGCGACAGCGCAATCATCATCGGGCATGCTATTA AGGAAAATGAGATTATGACGAGCCTCGATCTGAGCTGGAATCACATACGGGGATACGGTGCAATAGGGGTAGCGCAGGGATTGGAG AAAAACATGAAGTTGACGACAGTAAACCTAGCCTGGAACGGGTTTGGGTTTGAAGGCTGTATTGCCATGTCTCGGGTGCTAGAAAACAACTCCAATCTGATGAGCATTGATTTGGCCAATAATCGAGTACACCCACCTGCATTGTTCGAACTCGTCAAGGGGCTAGAGAAAAACAAGACACTCGCTTCCCTAAGA CTAGCACATAACCCCATCACTGCTCCAATGACCTCTATATTACTTAACCGTATACAATTGGCCAAAGAGAGCAACCTGAGAGAACTGGACATCGAG GGAGTCGTTGTTGACAAAGACTTCCAGCCCATACTAGAGGAAATCCAGAAGACTAGAATGTTCATTGTACGATACGATATGGCATTACCACTGAACAAGGCTAAGGTCTTTAAGGCTGATcccaaaaacattttcaatattgatCCTGTCAGAATTCTGTTCTTCATGAAGGAACATCTACGTACCATTGATCTCTTCTTAAAGATAGACAAGGATTCAGATAATTCACTCACCAGGGAGGAGATGCAATTTGCTTTCGAA CTGGAAGGCTACCCTATCAGTAGTGCTGCGTTAGACTCCGTGATGAGTTACCTGGACACCAATAAAGACGGTACCGTCGATCTCCT AGAGTTTATTGAAGGTGAACGTAGATTAAAACGGAAGATCATCAAAGAAAGGGAAGAAGGACGCTTAGACGCTCTAAATGATCCTACTTCTAAAATCAAAGGGGACAAGAAACAGTATTCTCAAGCATTTGGAGCCCCAAAAGATGTGCGAAGTCCTCTCCCGAAAAAGGCTGGATGA
- the LOC138327386 gene encoding leucine-rich repeat-containing protein 74A-like isoform X1, translating into MIYFLSRLTDFEREDSDLSIMADVKLPPLPSSPSKTFSRKQTSLSMASVNKKDDEKDNNISAMNKPEAPSPRVESRNNLSRASFRAPHRKRKTKFTPIENSTTFDPDEPYDFDEDEEDDTPKIERYATQVEQSRALYRKSCKRMGLIPIKKVLQQFGQSVFSIDDLQLSARELKLVFISIANSFDIVELDLSGNTLGVKEINYVCQIMKTNKHLSSLKMRKCNLHGQPMKILAEFLSRSNTLRRLDLGDNELDDNDAPHVAKIIEKNESIGDMILSQNKLGDSAIIIGHAIKENEIMTSLDLSWNHIRGYGAIGVAQGLEKNMKLTTVNLAWNGFGFEGCIAMSRVLENNSNLMSIDLANNRVHPPALFELVKGLEKNKTLASLRLAHNPITAPMTSILLNRIQLAKESNLRELDIEGVVVDKDFQPILEEIQKTRMFIVRYDMALPLNKAKVFKADPKNIFNIDPVRILFFMKEHLRTIDLFLKIDKDSDNSLTREEMQFAFELEGYPISSAALDSVMSYLDTNKDGTVDLLIDRLETGLRRMERRYPGTYREFIEGERRLKRKIIKEREEGRLDALNDPTSKIKGDKKQYSQAFGAPKDVRSPLPKKAG; encoded by the exons atgatttattttttgtcGCGCTTAACAGACTTTGAACGGGAAGACAGTGATCTCTCCATCATGGCGGACGTGAAGTTACCCCCTTTGCCTTCATCTCCATCAAAGACATTTTCACGTAAACAGACATCATTATCAATGGCATCAGTAAACAAGAAAGACGATGAAAAGGACAATAATATATCCGCTATGAATAAACCTGAAGCACCAAGTCCCCGAGTTGAATCACGCAACAACCTTTCGAGGGCGTCGTTCCGAGCTCCGCACAGAAAGAGGAAAACTAAGTTTACGCCAATTGAAAATTCCACCACGTTCGATCCGGACGAACCGTATGATTTTGACGAGGACGAAGAAG ATGACACACCTAAGATTGAACGCTATGCGACACAGGTTGAACAGTCACGTGCACTGTACAGAAAGTCGTGTAAACGGATGGGGTTGATTCCTATCAAGAAAGTCCTGCAACAGTTTGGTCAATCCGTGTTCTCTATAGACGATCTACAACTGTCCGCACGTGAACTCAAACTCGTCTTCATCAGTATTGCG AATAGTTTCGATATCGTGGAACTTGATCTCTCAGGAAACACACTAGGAGTGAAAGAGATCAACTATGTTTGTCAAATAATGAAAACCAACAAGCATCTTAGTTCCTTA aaaatgaGAAAATGTAACCTTCACGGTCAGCCGATGAAGATTCTTGCCGAGTTCCTGTCCCGGTCTAACACATTGAGGAGGCTCGATCTAGGTG ACAATGAACTGGATGATAATGATGCTCCACATGTTGCCAAAATAATTGAG AAAAACGAAAGTATTGGCGATATGATTTTATCTCAAAACAAACTTGGCGACAGCGCAATCATCATCGGGCATGCTATTA AGGAAAATGAGATTATGACGAGCCTCGATCTGAGCTGGAATCACATACGGGGATACGGTGCAATAGGGGTAGCGCAGGGATTGGAG AAAAACATGAAGTTGACGACAGTAAACCTAGCCTGGAACGGGTTTGGGTTTGAAGGCTGTATTGCCATGTCTCGGGTGCTAGAAAACAACTCCAATCTGATGAGCATTGATTTGGCCAATAATCGAGTACACCCACCTGCATTGTTCGAACTCGTCAAGGGGCTAGAGAAAAACAAGACACTCGCTTCCCTAAGA CTAGCACATAACCCCATCACTGCTCCAATGACCTCTATATTACTTAACCGTATACAATTGGCCAAAGAGAGCAACCTGAGAGAACTGGACATCGAG GGAGTCGTTGTTGACAAAGACTTCCAGCCCATACTAGAGGAAATCCAGAAGACTAGAATGTTCATTGTACGATACGATATGGCATTACCACTGAACAAGGCTAAGGTCTTTAAGGCTGATcccaaaaacattttcaatattgatCCTGTCAGAATTCTGTTCTTCATGAAGGAACATCTACGTACCATTGATCTCTTCTTAAAGATAGACAAGGATTCAGATAATTCACTCACCAGGGAGGAGATGCAATTTGCTTTCGAA CTGGAAGGCTACCCTATCAGTAGTGCTGCGTTAGACTCCGTGATGAGTTACCTGGACACCAATAAAGACGGTACCGTCGATCTCCT AATTGATAGGTTAGAGACGGGCTTGAGGAGGATGGAGCGCCGGTACCCAGgtacatacag AGAGTTTATTGAAGGTGAACGTAGATTAAAACGGAAGATCATCAAAGAAAGGGAAGAAGGACGCTTAGACGCTCTAAATGATCCTACTTCTAAAATCAAAGGGGACAAGAAACAGTATTCTCAAGCATTTGGAGCCCCAAAAGATGTGCGAAGTCCTCTCCCGAAAAAGGCTGGATGA
- the LOC138327386 gene encoding leucine-rich repeat-containing protein 74B-like isoform X5, whose translation MIYFLSRLTDFEREDSDLSIMADVKLPPLPSSPSKTFSRKQTSLSMASVNKKDDEKDNNISAMNKPEAPSPRVESRNNLSRASFRAPHRKRKTKFTPIENSTTFDPDEPYDFDEDEEDDTPKIERYATQVEQSRALYRKSCKRMGLIPIKKVLQQFGQSVFSIDDLQLSARELKLVFISIANSFDIVELDLSGNTLGVKEINYVCQIMKTNKHLSSLKMRKCNLHGQPMKILAEFLSRSNTLRRLDLGDNELDDNDAPHVAKIIEKNESIGDMILSQNKLGDSAIIIGHAIKENEIMTSLDLSWNHIRGYGAIGVAQGLEKNMKLTTVNLAWNGFGFEGCIAMSRVLENNSNLMSIDLANNRVHPPALFELVKGLEKNKTLASLRLAHNPITAPMTSILLNRIQLAKESNLRELDIEGVVVDKDFQPILEEIQKTRMFIVRYDMALPLNKAKVFKADPKNIFNIDPVRILFFMKEHLRTIDLFLKIDKDSDNSLTREEMQFAFELEGYPISSAALDSVMSYLDTNKDGTVDLLLQKMAAEAASPTVI comes from the exons atgatttattttttgtcGCGCTTAACAGACTTTGAACGGGAAGACAGTGATCTCTCCATCATGGCGGACGTGAAGTTACCCCCTTTGCCTTCATCTCCATCAAAGACATTTTCACGTAAACAGACATCATTATCAATGGCATCAGTAAACAAGAAAGACGATGAAAAGGACAATAATATATCCGCTATGAATAAACCTGAAGCACCAAGTCCCCGAGTTGAATCACGCAACAACCTTTCGAGGGCGTCGTTCCGAGCTCCGCACAGAAAGAGGAAAACTAAGTTTACGCCAATTGAAAATTCCACCACGTTCGATCCGGACGAACCGTATGATTTTGACGAGGACGAAGAAG ATGACACACCTAAGATTGAACGCTATGCGACACAGGTTGAACAGTCACGTGCACTGTACAGAAAGTCGTGTAAACGGATGGGGTTGATTCCTATCAAGAAAGTCCTGCAACAGTTTGGTCAATCCGTGTTCTCTATAGACGATCTACAACTGTCCGCACGTGAACTCAAACTCGTCTTCATCAGTATTGCG AATAGTTTCGATATCGTGGAACTTGATCTCTCAGGAAACACACTAGGAGTGAAAGAGATCAACTATGTTTGTCAAATAATGAAAACCAACAAGCATCTTAGTTCCTTA aaaatgaGAAAATGTAACCTTCACGGTCAGCCGATGAAGATTCTTGCCGAGTTCCTGTCCCGGTCTAACACATTGAGGAGGCTCGATCTAGGTG ACAATGAACTGGATGATAATGATGCTCCACATGTTGCCAAAATAATTGAG AAAAACGAAAGTATTGGCGATATGATTTTATCTCAAAACAAACTTGGCGACAGCGCAATCATCATCGGGCATGCTATTA AGGAAAATGAGATTATGACGAGCCTCGATCTGAGCTGGAATCACATACGGGGATACGGTGCAATAGGGGTAGCGCAGGGATTGGAG AAAAACATGAAGTTGACGACAGTAAACCTAGCCTGGAACGGGTTTGGGTTTGAAGGCTGTATTGCCATGTCTCGGGTGCTAGAAAACAACTCCAATCTGATGAGCATTGATTTGGCCAATAATCGAGTACACCCACCTGCATTGTTCGAACTCGTCAAGGGGCTAGAGAAAAACAAGACACTCGCTTCCCTAAGA CTAGCACATAACCCCATCACTGCTCCAATGACCTCTATATTACTTAACCGTATACAATTGGCCAAAGAGAGCAACCTGAGAGAACTGGACATCGAG GGAGTCGTTGTTGACAAAGACTTCCAGCCCATACTAGAGGAAATCCAGAAGACTAGAATGTTCATTGTACGATACGATATGGCATTACCACTGAACAAGGCTAAGGTCTTTAAGGCTGATcccaaaaacattttcaatattgatCCTGTCAGAATTCTGTTCTTCATGAAGGAACATCTACGTACCATTGATCTCTTCTTAAAGATAGACAAGGATTCAGATAATTCACTCACCAGGGAGGAGATGCAATTTGCTTTCGAA CTGGAAGGCTACCCTATCAGTAGTGCTGCGTTAGACTCCGTGATGAGTTACCTGGACACCAATAAAGACGGTACCGTCGATCTCCT TCTCCAAAAGATGGCCGCCGAGGCAGCGAGCCCAACGGTTATCTAA